The following coding sequences lie in one Geitlerinema sp. PCC 9228 genomic window:
- the psbB gene encoding photosystem II chlorophyll-binding protein CP47 produces the protein MGLPWYRVHTVVLNDPGRLIAVHLMHTALVAGWAGSMALYELAVFDPSDPVLNPMWRQGMFVLPFMTRLGVTDSWGGWSITGETVTDPGIWTYEGVAAAHIILSGLLFLAACWHWVYWDLELFTDPRTGEPALDLPKMFGIHLFLAGLLCFGFGAFHLTGLFGPGMWVSDPYGLTGHVEPVAPEWGPEGFNPFNPGGVVAHHIAAGIVGIIAGLFHLIVRPPERLYKALRMGNIETVLSSSIAAVFFAAFVVAGTMWYGSATTPIELFGPTRYQWDQGYFQQEIERRVQSEMAAGKSRAEAWASIPEKLAFYDYVGNSPAKGGLFRVGPMNEGDGIAQQWLGHPVFEDSEGRELTARRLPNFFENFPVLLVDQQGVVRADIPFRRAESRYSLEQAGVKVNFYGGALNGETFEDPAVVKKYARKAQLGEPFAFDTETLDSDGVFRTSPRGWFTFGHVCFALLFFFGHIWHGSRTLFRDVFAGVDPDLDEDQVEFGVFQKVGDPATRKSEEAI, from the coding sequence ATGGGACTACCCTGGTATCGCGTTCATACTGTTGTTCTTAACGATCCAGGTCGCTTGATTGCCGTACACCTAATGCATACAGCCCTCGTTGCCGGTTGGGCTGGTTCCATGGCTCTGTACGAATTAGCAGTCTTTGACCCCAGCGACCCGGTTCTCAACCCCATGTGGCGTCAAGGTATGTTTGTGCTGCCCTTTATGACCCGCTTGGGCGTCACCGATTCCTGGGGCGGCTGGAGCATCACCGGCGAAACGGTGACCGACCCCGGCATCTGGACCTATGAAGGGGTGGCTGCCGCTCATATTATCCTTTCCGGTTTGCTCTTCCTAGCCGCCTGCTGGCACTGGGTCTATTGGGATTTGGAACTATTTACCGATCCCCGTACCGGCGAACCCGCCCTCGACTTGCCGAAAATGTTCGGCATCCACCTATTCCTGGCTGGCTTGCTTTGTTTTGGATTCGGTGCCTTCCACTTAACTGGATTGTTTGGTCCCGGTATGTGGGTGTCCGACCCCTATGGGCTGACAGGGCACGTGGAGCCAGTGGCACCGGAGTGGGGACCGGAAGGGTTTAATCCCTTTAACCCCGGCGGCGTAGTGGCCCACCACATTGCTGCTGGAATTGTCGGCATTATCGCCGGTCTGTTCCACCTGATCGTACGTCCCCCAGAGCGCCTGTACAAGGCACTACGGATGGGGAACATCGAAACGGTTCTCTCCAGCAGTATTGCCGCTGTCTTCTTTGCTGCCTTCGTGGTAGCCGGTACCATGTGGTACGGCAGTGCGACCACGCCCATCGAACTGTTTGGTCCAACCCGCTATCAGTGGGACCAAGGATATTTCCAACAGGAAATCGAACGTCGGGTACAGTCGGAAATGGCGGCAGGAAAAAGCCGCGCCGAAGCCTGGGCTTCCATTCCGGAAAAACTGGCTTTCTACGACTATGTGGGCAACAGTCCTGCCAAAGGCGGTCTGTTCCGCGTTGGTCCTATGAACGAAGGTGATGGCATTGCTCAACAGTGGCTGGGACACCCGGTGTTTGAAGATAGTGAAGGTCGCGAGTTGACTGCCCGTCGCTTGCCCAACTTCTTCGAGAACTTCCCAGTTCTGTTGGTAGACCAACAAGGGGTGGTCCGTGCGGATATTCCCTTCCGCCGCGCCGAATCGAGATACAGTTTGGAACAAGCTGGGGTAAAAGTTAATTTCTACGGTGGTGCTTTGAACGGCGAAACGTTTGAAGACCCGGCTGTGGTGAAGAAATATGCCCGTAAAGCCCAGCTAGGCGAACCCTTTGCTTTCGATACCGAAACCTTGGACTCCGACGGTGTGTTCCGCACCAGTCCTCGCGGTTGGTTTACGTTTGGACACGTCTGCTTTGCTTTGCTGTTCTTCTTCGGTCACATCTGGCACGGTTCCCGGACCCTGTTCCGCGACGTGTTTGCTGGTGTTGACCCCGATTTGGACGAAGACCAAGTGGAATTTGGCGTGTTCCAAAAAGTGGGCGACCCCGCTACTCGGAAGTCGGAAGAGGCTATTTAA
- a CDS encoding photosystem II reaction center protein T encodes MEALIYVFFLVITLGLLFFAIAFREPPRINKE; translated from the coding sequence ATGGAAGCTCTGATTTACGTATTTTTTCTGGTGATTACGTTGGGGCTGTTGTTTTTCGCGATCGCTTTTCGCGAACCCCCTCGTATTAACAAAGAATAG
- the nrdR gene encoding transcriptional regulator NrdR, with amino-acid sequence MRCPFCQHTDSRVLESRSAQGGNSVRRRRECLQCARRFTTYERIEYVPITVIKRDGSRESFDRSKLLRGIVRACEKTGIPMSALEALVDEIETDLQQRLHSEVTSSELGECVLQRLNPLSEVAYVRFASVYRQFTGVRDFVETLNQLQNRDRQDSPPRSQQFPPAADWPASPPQQTSVPSSTS; translated from the coding sequence ATGCGGTGTCCATTTTGTCAGCATACAGATAGTCGCGTTCTCGAATCTCGATCGGCGCAAGGGGGAAATAGCGTGCGACGGCGTCGGGAATGCTTGCAGTGCGCCCGTCGTTTTACCACCTACGAACGCATCGAATATGTGCCCATTACGGTAATTAAACGCGATGGCAGTCGCGAATCTTTCGATCGCTCGAAATTATTGCGGGGGATCGTCCGCGCCTGCGAAAAAACTGGCATCCCCATGTCAGCTTTGGAAGCATTGGTCGATGAAATCGAAACCGACCTTCAACAACGACTGCATTCGGAAGTGACCAGTAGCGAACTCGGCGAATGCGTCTTGCAGCGTTTGAACCCACTGAGCGAAGTAGCTTACGTGCGATTTGCTTCCGTATATCGCCAATTTACCGGCGTGCGAGATTTTGTGGAAACTCTCAACCAATTGCAAAATCGCGATCGCCAAGATTCCCCACCGCGATCGCAACAATTTCCCCCAGCCGCCGACTGGCCGGCATCGCCTCCCCAACAAACCTCCGTTCCCAGCAGCACTTCCTAA